A portion of the Pithys albifrons albifrons isolate INPA30051 chromosome 1, PitAlb_v1, whole genome shotgun sequence genome contains these proteins:
- the MZT1 gene encoding mitotic-spindle organizing protein 1, with translation MASNAASLNAARETMDVLFEISRILNTGLDMETLSICVRLCEQGINPEALSSVIKELRKATEALKAAENMTG, from the exons ATGGCGAGCAACGCCGCTAGCCTGAACGCGGCCCGGGAGACTATGGACG ttCTGTTTGAGATTTCAAGGATATTAAACACTGGCTTGGATATGGAGACGTTGTCTATTTGTGTGCGGCTTTGTGAGCAAGGCATAAATCCAGAAGCCTTGTCATCTGTTATTAAAGAGCTGCGCAAGGCTACAGAAGCCCTAAAG GCTGCTGAAAATATGACAGGTTGA